In Dama dama isolate Ldn47 chromosome 26, ASM3311817v1, whole genome shotgun sequence, a single genomic region encodes these proteins:
- the LOC133047062 gene encoding trace amine-associated receptor 7a-like — protein sequence MSTASPAAAVPLCYEHLNGSCVKTPYSPGPRLILYTVFIFGTVLAVFGNLLVMMSILHFKQLHSPTNFLIASLACADFLVGVTVMPFSTVRSVESCWYFGQRYCQLHSCFEGSFCYASIYHLCFISLDRYIAVSDPLVYPARVTVSVSGLCIAFSWLFSIIFSFSLLGTGANAAGLEDLVSALTCVGGCQIAVNQSWVLVDFLLFFIPTLVMIVLYSKIFLIAKHQARQIESLSNKTGRCSDSYQDRVAKRERKAARTLGVAVLAFLISWLPYFLDSIIDAFLGFITPTYVYEILVWIAYYNSAMNPLIYAFFYPWFRKAVKLIVTGKVLRENSSTVNFFSG from the coding sequence ATGAGCACTGCGTCTCCTGCCGCAGCCGTGCCGCTCTGCTACGAGCACCTGAACGGATCTTGTGTGAAAACCCCCTACTCGCCAGGTCCCCGCCTCATCCTCTACACGGTGTTCATCTTTGGAACTGTGCTGGCTGTATTTGGAAACCTCTTGGTAATGATGTCCATTCTCCACTTCAAGCAGCTGCATTCTCCTACCAACTTCTTGATCGCCTCCCTGGCCTGTGCGGACTTCTTGGTGGGAGTGACTGTGATGCCCTTCAGCACAGTGAGGTCCGTGGAGAGCTGCTGGTACTTTGGGCAGCGTTACTGTCAACTCCACTCTTGTTTTGAAGGCTCATTCTGTTACGCTTCCATCTACCACTTGTGCTTTATCTCTCTGGACAGGTACATTGCCGTCTCTGACCCCCTGGTCTATCCAGCCAGGGTCACTGTGTCTGTTTCTGGCTTGTGTATTGCCTTCTCCTGGCTCTTTtcgattattttttctttttcccttcttggCACAGGAGCAAatgcagctggcctggaggaTCTAGTAAGTGCTCTCACCTGTGTGGGAGGCTGTCAAATTGCAGTCAATCAGAGTTGGGTATTGGtggattttctattatttttcatccCCACTCTTGTCATGATAGTTCTTTATTCCAAGATTTTCCTCATTGCTAAACACCAGGCTAGACAAATTGAGAGTCTGAGCAATAAGACTGGGCGATGCTCAGACAGCTACCAAGACAGAGTGgccaagagggagagaaaggctgCAAGAACGCTGGGCGTCGCAGTGCTAGCATTTCTGATCTCCTGGCTGCCTTACTTCCTGGACTCCATCATTGATGCCTTCCTAGGTTTCATCACTCCCACATATGTTTATGAAATACTGGTTTGGATTGCTTATTACAACTCAGCTATGAACCCCTTGATTTATGCTTTCTTTTATCCCTGGTTTCGAAAAGCTGTCAAACTCATTGTCACTGGCAAAGTCTTAAGAGAGAATTCCTCaacagtaaattttttttctgggtaA
- the LOC133047156 gene encoding trace amine-associated receptor 6-like, with protein sequence MSSNSAPTAAGQLCYEHLNGSCVKTPYSPASRVILYAVYGFGAVLAVFGNLLVMTAILHFKQLHSPTNFLIASLACADFLVGVTVMPFSMVRSVESCWYFGRTFCTFHTCFDTAFCYSSLFHLSFISIDRYIAVTDPLVYPTKFTVSVSGVCISISWILPITYSGAVFYTGAHENGLEELSRALNCVGGCQTVINQNWVLVHFLSFFTPIFVMLILYCNIFLVARQQAKKIENTGSKTESSSDSYKSRVAKRERKAAKTLGIMVMAFMISWLPYSIDSLIDAFMGFITPAYIYEICCWCAYYNSAMNPLIYALFYPWFRKAIKVIVSGGVFKNGSASLNLFSEQM encoded by the coding sequence ATGAGCAGCAACTCGGCCCCCACCGCAGCTGGGCAGCTCTGCTATGAGCACCTGAACGGATCCTGTGTGAAAACCCCCTACTCACCAGCATCCCGGGTGATTCTGTACGCGGTGTACGGCTTTGGGGCTGTCCTGGCCGTGTTTGGAAACCTCCTGGTGATGACTGCCATCCTGCATTTCAAGCAGCTGCACTCACCAACCAATTTTCTCATCGCCTCTCTGGCCTGTGCAGACTTCCTGGTGGGAGTGACTGTGATGCCCTTCAGCATGGTCAGGTCCGTGGAGAGCTGCTGGTACTTCGGGCGAACTTTCTGCACTTTTCACACGTGCTTTGACACAGCATTTTGTTACTCTTCTCTCTTCCACCTGTCCTTCATCTCCATCGACAGGTACATTGCTGTGACTGACCCCCTGGTCTATCCCACCAAGTTCACGGTGTCTGTGTCAGGGGTCTGCATCAGCATCTCCTGGATCCTGCCCATCACTTACAGCGGTGCCGTGTTCTACACGGGTGCCCATGAGAATGGGCTGGAGGAATTGTCTAGGGCCCTCAACTGTGTAGGAGGCTGTCAGACAGTTATAAATCAAAACTGGGTGTTGGTACATTTTCTATCCTTCTTTACACCTATCTTTGTGATGCTAATTCtctattgtaatattttccttgTGGCCAGACAACAGGCTAAAAAGATTGAAAATACTGGTAGCAAAACAGAGTCATCATCAGACAGTTACAAATCCAGAGTggccaagagagagagaaaagcagctAAAACCCTGGGTATCATGGTCATGGCATTCATGATTTCGTGGTTACCATATAGTATTGACTCATTAATCGATGCCTTTATGGGCTTCATAACCCCGGCCTATATTTATGAGATTTGCTGTTGGTGTGCTTATTACAACTCAGCCATGAACCCCTTGATCTATGCTTTATTTTACCCTTGGTTTAGGAAAGCCATCAAAGTCATTGTGAGTGGTGGGGTTTTCAAGAACGGTTCTGCAAGCCTGAATTTGTTCTCTGAACAAATGTAA
- the LOC133047063 gene encoding trace amine-associated receptor 7a-like — protein sequence MSIASVEEDLKNTHRLLVGRVTDFQVSNQRIMCSASPSGAAVPLCYEHLNGSCVKTPYSPGPRLILYTVFIFGSALTVFGNLLVMIAILHFKQLHSPTNFLIASLACADFMVGVTVMPFSTVRSVESCWYFGQRYCQLHSCFNGSFCYASIYHLCFISLDRYIAVSDPLVYPARVTVSVSGLCIAFSWLFPIIYTFSLLGTGANAAGLEDLVSALTCVGGCQIAVNQSWVLVNFLLFFIPTLVMVVLYSKIFLIAKHQAGQIESLSNKTGRCSDSYQDRVAKRERKAARTLGVAVLAFLISWLPYFLDSIIDAFLGFITPTYVYEILVWIAYYNSAMNPLIYALFYPWFRKAIKLIVTGKVLRENSSTINLFSE from the exons atgtcaATAGcaagtgttgaagaagacttgaAGAACACTCATCGATTGCTAGTGGGA AGGGTGACAGATTTCCAGGTATCAAATCAGAGAATCATGTGCAGTGCGTCTCCTTCTGGGGCAGCCGTGCCGCTCTGCTACGAGCACCTGAACGGATCCTGTGTGAAAACCCCCTACTCGCCAGGTCCCCGCCTCATCCTCTACACGGTGTTCATCTTTGGATCTGCgctgactgtatttggaaatctCCTGGTGATGATTGCAATTCTCCACTTCAAGCAGCTGCATTCTCCAACCAATTTCTTGATCGCCTCCCTGGCCTGTGCAGACTTCATGGTGGGAGTGACTGTGATGCCCTTCAGCACAGTGAGGTCCGTGGAGAGCTGCTGGTACTTTGGGCAGCGTTACTGTCAACTCCACTCTTGTTTCAATGGGTCATTCTGTTACGCTTCCATCTACCACTTGTGCTTTATCTCTCTGGACAGGTACATTGCCGTCTCCGACCCCCTGGTCTATCCAGCCAGGGTCACTGTGTCTGTTTCTGGCTTGTGTATTGCCTTCTCCTGGCTCTTTCCCATTATTTACACTTTTTCCCTTCTTGGCACAGGAGCAAatgcagctggcctggaggaTCTAGTAAGTGCTCTCACCTGTGTGGGAGGCTGTCAAATTGCAGTGAATCAAAGTTGGGTATTGGtgaattttctattatttttcattccCACCCTTGTGATGGTAGTTCTGTACTCCAAGATTTTCCTCATTGCTAAACACCAGGCTGGACAAATTGAGAGTCTGAGCAATAAGACTGGGCGATGCTCAGACAGCTACCAAGACAGAGTGgccaagagggagagaaaggctgCAAGAACGCTGGGCGTCGCAGTGCTAGCGTTTCTGATCTCCTGGCTGCCTTACTTCCTGGATTCCATCATTGATGCCTTCTTAGGTTTCATCACTCCCACGTATGTTTATGAAATACTGGTTTGGATTGCTTATTATAACTCAGCTATGAACCCCTTGATTTATGCTCTCTTTTATCCCTGGTTTCGAAAAGCCATCAAACTCATCGTCACAGGCAAAGTCTTAAGAGAGAATTCCTCaacaataaatttgttttctgagtAG
- the TAAR5 gene encoding trace amine-associated receptor 5 codes for MSVVLNQDAEERPETFCYQVNGSCPRTVHPLGIRLTIYLSCAAGVLITVLGNLFVVFAVTYFRALHTPTNLLLLSLALADMSLGLLVLPLSAVRSVESCWFFGDPLCRLHTYLDTLFCLTSIFHLCFISIDRHCAICEPLLYPSKFTVRVALGYILAGWGVPAAYTAFLLYTDVAERGLHPWLAEMPCVGSCQLLFNKFWGWLNFPVFFFPCFIMISLYVKIFVVATRQAQQINNLSKSLAGAAKRERKAAKTLGIAVGVYLLCWLPFTIDTMVDSLLNFITPPLVFDTFIWLAYFNSACNPIIYVFSYRWFRKALKLLLSREIFSPRTPAIDLYQD; via the coding sequence ATGAGTGTGGTCCTCAACCAAGATGCTGAAGAGCGCCCCGAGACATTCTGTTACCAGGTGAATGGGTCTTGCCCCAGGACAGTCCATCCCCTGGGCATCCGGCTCACCATCTACCTGTCCTGTGCGGCAGGCGTGCTGATCACAGTCCTAGGAAATTTGTTTGTGGTGTTCGCTGTGACCTACTTCAGAGCGCTTCACACTCCCACCAACCTCTTGCTGCTCTCGTTGGCCCTGGCCGACATGTCCCTGGGTCTGCTGGTGCTGCCCCTCAGCGCTGTCCGCTCCGTGGAGAGCTGCTGGTTCTTCGGAGACCCTCTCTGCCGCCTGCACACCTACCTGGACACCCTCTTCTGCCTCACCTCCATCTTCCATCTCTGTTTCATTTCCATCGACCGCCACTGTGCTATCTGTGAGCCCCTGCTCTATCCCTCTAAGTTCACGGTCAGGGTGGCCCTCGGGTACATTCTGGCAGGCTGGGGGGTGCCAGCAGCTTACACTGCCTTCTTGCTCTACACAGACGTGGCAGAGAGAGGGCTCCACCCGTGGCTGGCAGAGATGCCTTGTGTGGGCAGTTGCCAGCTGCTGTTCAATAAGTTTTGGGGCTGGCTAAACTTCCCTGTGTTCTTTTTCCCCTGCTTCATCATGATCAGCTTATACGTGAAGATCTTTGTGGTTGCAACCAGGCAGGCTCAGCAGATCAACAACTTAAGCAAAAGCCTGGCTGGAGCTGCCAAGCGTGAAAGAAAAGCTGCCAAGACCCTGGGCATCGCCGTGGGTGTGTACCTCTTGTGCTGGCTTCCCTTCACCATCGACACGATGGTAGACAGCCTCCTTAACTTCATCACGCCACCACTGGTCTTCGACACGTTTATCTGGCTTGCTTACTTCAACTCGGCCTGCAACCCCATCATCTATGTCTTTTCCTACCGGTGGTTCAGGAAGGCGCTGAAACTTCTCCTGAGTCGGGAGATCTTCTCACCACGGACTCCTGCAATTGATTTGTACCAAGACTGA
- the LOC133047113 gene encoding trace amine-associated receptor 4 produces MNSLDLWDPSEVQFCFALANNSCPRNMRSGLSACAMYVVMIGAIVMTMLGNLVVIISIAHFKQLHSPTNFLILSMATTDFLLSCVVMPFSMIRSIESCWYFGDLFCKVHSCCDIMLCTTSIFHLCFISVDRYYAVCDPLHYVTKITVSLVGVFLLISWSIPIFFAFGLVFSELNIIGAEDFVAAIDCTGLCVLIFNKLWGVLASFIAFFLPGTVMVGIYIHIFTVARKHAKQIGTGSMMKHIGSESKMKASTKTESKATKTLSIVMGVFVLCWLPFFVLTITDPFINFTTPEDLYNVFLWLGYFNSAFNPIIYGMFYPWFRKALRTIVSGTIFHPDSSSLNIFPACA; encoded by the coding sequence ATGAATTCACTGGACCTTTGGGACCCTTCAGAAGTACAATTCTGCTTTGCTCTGGCGAACAATTCATGCCCTAGAAACATGAGGTCTGGGCTGAGTGCCTGTGCCATGTATGTGGTCATGATTGGTGCCATAGTAATGACCATGCTGGGCAACCTGGTTGTGATCATTTCCATTGCCCACTTCAAGCAGCTCCACTCCCCCACCAACTTCCTGATCCTCTCCATGGCCACCACTGACTTCTTGCTGAGCTGTGTGGTCATGCCCTTCAGTATGATCCGGTCCATTGAGTCCTGCTGGTACTTTGGAGATCTCTTCTGCAAAGTCCACAGCTGCTGTGACATCATGCTCTGTACCACCTCCATCTTCCACCTCTGCTTCATCTCAGTGGACCGCTACTATGCTGTCTGTGACCCTTTACATTATGTCACCAAAATTACCGTCTCTCTCGTAGGAGTCTTTCTACTCATCAGTTGGTCCATTCCCATCTTTTTTGCTTTCGGCCTAGTATTCTCAGAATTAAACATAATTGGTGCAGAAGACTTTGTGGCAGCCATTGACTGTACAGGTTTATGTGTGCTAATATTTAACAAGCTCTGGGGGGTGCTGGCCTCCTTTATAGCCTTCTTTCTCCCTGGGACAGTAATGGTGGGaatttacatacatattttcaCAGTAGCCAGGAAGCACGCTAAGCAAATTGGTACAGGTTCTATGATGAAACACATTGGGTCAGAAAGCAAAATGAAGGCATCAACCAAAACAGAAAGCAAGGCCACCAAGACTTTGAGCATCGTCATGGGAGTATTTGTGTTGTGTTGGCTGCCCTTTTTTGTCTTGACAATCACAGACCCTTTCATTAATTTTACAACGCCTGAAGATCTGTACAATGTCTTTCTCTGGTTGGGCTATTTTAATTCCGCTTTCAATCCCATTATATATGGTATGTTTTATCCTTGGTTTCGCAAAGCATTGAGGACAATTGTCTCAGGAACAATCTTCCACCCTGACTCTTCCAGCCTAAACATATTTCCTGCATGTGCTTAG